A single region of the Bacillota bacterium genome encodes:
- a CDS encoding thiazole synthase, whose product MTDKLKIGEQEITNRFFTGTGKHSNDSIIPQLVHESGIEVVTVALRRVDLTSPEENILHHIPKGCILLPNTSGARNAEEAVRIARLARACGCGDWIKIEVIRDNKYLLPDNYETAKAAEMLVKEGFVVLPYVSPDLMVAKDLENAGVAAVMPLGAPIGTNRGLQTKEMVRILIDEINLPIIVDAGIGRPSEAAEAMEMGAAAVLANTAVATALDPVNMAKAFSMAVDAGRRAYLSGLGPIKTEAEASSPLTGFLS is encoded by the coding sequence ATGACTGATAAACTTAAAATAGGGGAGCAAGAGATAACTAATCGTTTTTTTACCGGCACAGGGAAGCACTCAAATGATAGTATCATTCCTCAACTGGTTCACGAGTCAGGCATAGAAGTTGTTACAGTGGCACTGCGCCGGGTGGACTTAACATCACCCGAAGAAAATATTTTGCATCATATACCTAAAGGCTGTATTCTGCTGCCCAACACATCCGGGGCCAGAAATGCCGAAGAGGCGGTACGTATTGCCAGGCTGGCACGAGCCTGTGGTTGTGGCGACTGGATAAAAATTGAGGTTATTAGGGATAACAAATATTTACTGCCGGACAATTACGAAACAGCAAAGGCTGCCGAGATGTTAGTAAAGGAAGGGTTTGTGGTTCTACCTTATGTGAGCCCGGATTTGATGGTGGCCAAGGATTTGGAAAATGCCGGTGTTGCTGCCGTGATGCCCCTGGGTGCGCCTATTGGTACTAACCGCGGTCTGCAAACTAAAGAGATGGTTCGTATTTTAATTGATGAGATCAACCTTCCTATCATCGTGGATGCCGGTATCGGGCGGCCTTCAGAGGCAGCTGAAGCCATGGAAATGGGAGCGGCGGCGGTGCTGGCCAATACTGCGGTGGCTACGGCATTGGATCCTGTTAATATGGCCAAGGCCTTTAGCATGGCTGTGGATGCCGGGCGCAGGGCATATTTGTCCGGCCTGGGCCCCATTAAAACAGAGGCTGAAGCCAGTTCGCCCCTTACCGGTTTCTTATCTTAA
- the thiD gene encoding bifunctional hydroxymethylpyrimidine kinase/phosphomethylpyrimidine kinase, producing MKIALTIAGSDSGGGAGIQADLKTFAAHGVYGASVITAVTAQNTTGVKGVMEIEPSFVALQMQAVLEDMDVAAVKIGMLSGSEIIRNVALTLQDYPHIPVVLDPVMVAKSGDHLLQPEARQALIDHLFPLAQVVTPNLHEAGVITGFQVRDMEGMQEAARLIKSMGTGCVLVKGGHLQGDAVDLLFDGTGFVTFSAPRLSNCNTHGTGCTFSSAIAANLAGGTELKDAVQKAKEYITGAVENAFPVGKGVGPTNHFFNIKHRGV from the coding sequence ATGAAAATTGCACTAACTATAGCAGGTTCCGATTCCGGTGGCGGTGCCGGCATCCAGGCTGACTTGAAAACATTTGCCGCCCATGGTGTCTACGGTGCCTCTGTGATTACGGCAGTTACCGCTCAAAATACAACAGGTGTAAAAGGGGTAATGGAAATAGAACCCTCTTTCGTGGCCCTGCAGATGCAGGCCGTTTTGGAGGACATGGATGTCGCTGCCGTCAAAATCGGTATGCTGTCCGGCTCTGAAATAATAAGGAATGTGGCTTTAACCTTGCAAGATTACCCGCATATACCGGTGGTACTGGACCCGGTCATGGTAGCCAAAAGCGGCGACCACCTTTTGCAGCCCGAGGCCAGGCAGGCTTTGATTGACCACCTGTTTCCACTGGCCCAGGTAGTCACCCCTAATCTGCATGAAGCCGGGGTTATTACCGGTTTTCAGGTACGAGATATGGAAGGCATGCAGGAGGCGGCCCGTCTAATCAAATCAATGGGTACCGGCTGCGTACTGGTTAAAGGCGGCCACCTGCAAGGGGATGCAGTGGATTTGTTGTTCGATGGTACCGGGTTCGTTACTTTCTCGGCCCCGCGCCTTTCCAATTGTAATACGCATGGCACCGGGTGCACTTTTTCATCCGCCATTGCCGCTAACCTGGCCGGGGGAACGGAACTTAAAGACGCTGTCCAAAAGGCTAAAGAATACATTACCGGCGCCGTTGAAAATGCTTTCCCCGTGGGCAAAGGAGTAGGCCCCACCAATCATTTTTTCAATATAAAACACCGGGGAGTGTGA
- the thiF gene encoding sulfur carrier protein ThiS adenylyltransferase ThiF: MQKLGTAGRSCRLVNNFFNEALKDCLGLANWRKVQQIKVGIAGAGGLGSNCAQHLVRCGFKHLVLADFDRVDYSNLNRQFFFHEQVNLLKVNALQSNLQQINPAVEIEVVPERLNKNNMAEVFDRCQVVIEALDNAQCKRELVEVFINTGKLLVTASGIAGWGKSDDIRVRRVRDNFYIIGDMVSEVGKNCPPVSPRVNIAAAKQADVVLSWVLGGGSI, from the coding sequence ATGCAAAAACTGGGAACCGCTGGACGGAGCTGCAGGCTGGTGAATAATTTCTTTAACGAAGCATTAAAAGATTGCCTGGGCCTGGCCAACTGGCGCAAGGTTCAGCAGATAAAAGTAGGCATTGCCGGGGCCGGTGGTTTGGGCTCCAACTGTGCTCAGCACCTGGTGCGCTGTGGGTTTAAACATCTGGTGCTGGCCGATTTTGACCGGGTGGATTATTCCAACCTGAACCGGCAGTTCTTTTTCCATGAACAAGTTAATCTGTTAAAGGTCAATGCCCTTCAAAGTAACTTGCAACAGATTAACCCGGCTGTGGAAATAGAGGTAGTACCGGAAAGACTAAATAAAAACAATATGGCAGAAGTGTTTGATCGATGCCAGGTGGTAATTGAAGCCCTGGATAATGCTCAATGCAAGCGAGAACTGGTGGAAGTATTTATTAACACCGGCAAGCTATTGGTTACTGCCTCCGGCATTGCCGGCTGGGGAAAAAGCGATGACATTAGAGTGCGCCGGGTTAGAGATAATTTTTACATTATAGGAGATATGGTTTCGGAAGTGGGAAAAAATTGCCCACCTGTTTCCCCCAGGGTAAACATTGCAGCAGCTAAGCAGGCTGATGTGGTGTTAAGCTGGGTTTTAGGTGGAGGAAGTATTTAA
- a CDS encoding aldehyde dehydrogenase family protein, whose protein sequence is MEFGKLKDYINGEWIEETGAEFLKVYNPSTGEEIGEVPITPTEKVEDAIAAAKEAFKSWRNVSMGKRMEYLFKLRDGLMARKEDLAQSIATDQAKHIADARAEVERAIQLTETACGIPMMMRGDKIEVNSKIDGEVIRQPLGVIGALAPFNFPALVFGWFVPFAIGTGNTMVFKASEQSPVFMQKIMEIFEAIGLPEGVFNLVNGTKPVVEALLNSPAIEAMAFVGSTPVGKIIAEGSAKTGKRSMVLAGAKNTLLVAEDANMDGFIENFINSCYGAAGQRCMAGANVAVVEDIYDSVKERMVEAAKNVKVGDARDEKVFMGPVISKQSQARAHKYIDLGIEEGANLALDGRDIEVPDKNKNGYFVGPTILSEVTPDMKVAIDEIFGPVVSLIKVKDVNEGIAFINSSEFGNGGSIFTESGQYAQKFLRQVDSGMLGVNVGVPASMPYLPFGGDRASLLGSRIKAQGQDAVDFFTKRKVATVRYYGKANSSNDSKGSCCTLK, encoded by the coding sequence TTGGAATTTGGTAAACTAAAAGACTATATTAATGGAGAATGGATTGAAGAAACCGGAGCAGAGTTTCTTAAAGTTTATAACCCGTCAACCGGTGAGGAAATCGGGGAAGTGCCAATTACACCTACAGAGAAGGTAGAAGATGCTATTGCTGCCGCGAAAGAGGCATTCAAAAGTTGGCGCAATGTTTCCATGGGCAAAAGAATGGAATATTTATTCAAGCTTCGTGACGGATTGATGGCAAGAAAAGAAGATCTGGCTCAATCAATAGCTACTGATCAAGCTAAGCATATAGCTGATGCAAGAGCTGAAGTGGAACGTGCAATTCAGCTTACAGAAACTGCATGTGGAATTCCAATGATGATGCGCGGTGATAAAATTGAAGTCAATTCAAAAATTGATGGTGAAGTAATCCGCCAGCCTTTGGGAGTTATTGGAGCTTTAGCACCGTTCAACTTTCCTGCTTTAGTATTCGGATGGTTCGTTCCATTTGCTATTGGGACAGGGAATACTATGGTATTTAAAGCCTCAGAGCAATCTCCGGTATTTATGCAAAAAATAATGGAGATATTTGAAGCTATTGGACTGCCTGAAGGGGTATTTAACCTTGTAAATGGTACTAAGCCAGTAGTTGAAGCTCTGCTTAACAGCCCTGCAATTGAGGCAATGGCTTTTGTAGGATCAACCCCAGTAGGAAAAATAATTGCCGAAGGAAGCGCCAAAACCGGTAAGAGAAGTATGGTTTTGGCAGGGGCAAAAAACACTTTGCTTGTCGCCGAAGATGCCAACATGGACGGCTTTATTGAAAACTTCATTAATTCCTGTTATGGCGCGGCAGGGCAAAGATGCATGGCGGGAGCCAATGTTGCAGTGGTAGAGGATATTTATGACTCTGTTAAAGAAAGAATGGTTGAAGCAGCAAAAAATGTAAAAGTTGGGGATGCAAGAGACGAAAAAGTATTTATGGGGCCGGTTATCTCTAAACAATCCCAAGCAAGAGCACACAAATATATCGATTTAGGTATTGAAGAGGGAGCAAACTTGGCTCTGGACGGTCGTGACATTGAAGTCCCGGATAAAAATAAAAATGGTTATTTTGTAGGCCCAACGATCTTGTCTGAAGTAACCCCGGATATGAAAGTAGCTATCGATGAAATTTTCGGGCCTGTAGTATCTTTAATTAAGGTTAAAGATGTTAATGAAGGGATAGCATTTATTAACAGCTCTGAATTTGGTAATGGTGGATCTATCTTTACTGAGAGCGGTCAATATGCACAGAAGTTTTTACGTCAAGTAGACTCCGGTATGCTGGGGGTTAACGTTGGTGTGCCGGCATCAATGCCGTACTTGCCCTTCGGTGGAGACAGGGCGTCCCTGTTAGGTAGCCGTATTAAAGCGCAGGGACAAGATGCTGTTGATTTCTTTACTAAACGTAAGGTTGCCACTGTCCGTTATTATGGAAAGGCTAATAGCAGCAATGATTCAAAAGGCAGCTGTTGTACGCTTAAGTAA
- the thiC gene encoding phosphomethylpyrimidine synthase ThiC codes for MTQLEAARQGKITEAMEQVAKEENRDPEFVRKGIEDGTIVIPCNKNHAGLKPLGVGAGLRTKVNANIGTSTAYPDLQEEVAKLRTAVEAGADSVMDLSTGGDLDKNRRAIIENCPVMVGTVPLYSAMVDAQEKHGAMVSLTADDLFRGIEKHAALGADFLTVHCGVTRQVVETLKQQGRLADIVSRGGSFITGWMFHHGKENPLYEQYDRLLDICLQYDVTLSLGDGLRPGCLSDATDRAQIAELIVLGELVERARKAGVQVMVEGPGHVPLDQVTANVQLQKSLCKGAPFYVLGPLVTDVAPGYDHITSAIGGAVAGMAGADFLCYVTPAEHLGLPTEEDVREGVMACRLAGHAADVAKGLPGAIQWDHQMSEARKALDWGKQKELALDPIKFSRYREGRNSEDTEACTMCGDYCAMQIVERYLGKTGPS; via the coding sequence ATGACACAATTGGAAGCAGCAAGGCAGGGCAAGATTACCGAGGCTATGGAACAGGTGGCGAAAGAGGAAAACCGGGACCCCGAATTTGTAAGAAAGGGTATAGAAGACGGAACCATCGTTATTCCCTGTAATAAAAACCATGCCGGTTTAAAGCCCCTGGGTGTGGGGGCGGGGCTTAGAACCAAAGTCAATGCTAATATCGGTACCTCCACCGCCTATCCGGACCTGCAGGAGGAAGTGGCCAAACTCCGTACTGCTGTTGAAGCAGGCGCTGACAGCGTTATGGACTTGAGCACCGGGGGGGACCTGGACAAAAATCGCCGGGCCATAATAGAAAATTGTCCGGTTATGGTGGGTACGGTCCCCCTTTATTCGGCCATGGTTGATGCCCAGGAAAAACATGGTGCCATGGTAAGCTTAACGGCAGACGATTTGTTTCGGGGTATTGAAAAACATGCTGCCCTGGGTGCCGATTTTCTTACTGTGCACTGTGGTGTTACCCGTCAAGTTGTAGAGACACTTAAACAGCAGGGGCGCCTTGCGGACATTGTGAGCCGGGGGGGATCCTTCATTACCGGCTGGATGTTCCACCACGGGAAAGAAAACCCCCTTTATGAACAATATGACCGTTTGCTGGATATTTGTCTTCAATATGATGTCACCCTTAGTTTGGGTGACGGGCTGCGCCCCGGCTGTTTAAGTGATGCTACCGACCGTGCCCAAATTGCTGAATTAATCGTACTGGGCGAACTGGTTGAGCGTGCACGTAAGGCAGGAGTTCAGGTAATGGTAGAGGGGCCGGGGCATGTGCCGCTGGACCAGGTAACAGCAAATGTACAACTGCAAAAGAGCCTTTGTAAAGGTGCACCCTTTTACGTGCTGGGGCCGCTGGTAACGGATGTTGCACCGGGGTATGACCATATAACGTCAGCAATAGGTGGTGCCGTGGCCGGCATGGCCGGGGCAGATTTTTTATGCTACGTCACCCCCGCCGAACACTTGGGGCTGCCCACCGAGGAAGATGTGCGGGAGGGCGTAATGGCCTGCCGCCTGGCAGGCCATGCTGCGGATGTAGCAAAAGGATTACCCGGAGCTATTCAGTGGGATCACCAAATGTCTGAAGCCCGCAAGGCCTTGGACTGGGGCAAGCAGAAGGAGTTAGCTCTGGACCCGATAAAATTCAGCCGTTACCGGGAGGGCAGGAACTCTGAAGACACAGAGGCCTGCACCATGTGCGGTGATTATTGTGCCATGCAGATAGTAGAGCGTTATCTCGGTAAAACCGGACCCTCGTGA
- a CDS encoding Crp/Fnr family transcriptional regulator, with product MINCTNKNTLNLNADKKSSLKSSLGLNSMESMIIKGVGYKEHYHKGQVIFAAGDKGDHVYLIESGWVKVYRISAEGRNVSVGIRNPGELMGLADVMLGEDRKCFSGAISSVSLLVIPEQEFKKLMDRHPTLAKKVIKLLSARLCEAETLVQGLVCREASSRLALFLMNLCEKMGEQTQNGIRINLHLTHEEIANMVGTTRQTVTSLINIFKQENIVIYEGRAIRIIHPDKLLNWVI from the coding sequence ATGATTAATTGTACTAATAAAAATACTCTAAATCTGAATGCCGACAAAAAAAGCAGCTTAAAATCGAGCCTAGGCCTCAATAGCATGGAAAGTATGATTATTAAGGGAGTAGGTTACAAAGAACATTATCATAAGGGGCAAGTGATATTTGCCGCTGGTGACAAAGGTGATCATGTATACCTTATTGAGAGCGGATGGGTAAAGGTATATAGGATTTCCGCTGAAGGCAGGAATGTTTCGGTGGGTATTCGAAACCCTGGAGAATTAATGGGTTTAGCAGATGTAATGCTGGGTGAAGACAGAAAATGTTTTTCCGGTGCCATTAGTAGCGTATCATTGTTAGTGATACCTGAACAAGAATTTAAAAAATTGATGGACCGTCATCCTACTTTAGCCAAAAAGGTGATCAAATTACTCAGCGCACGGCTATGTGAGGCCGAGACGCTAGTCCAAGGGCTGGTTTGTAGAGAAGCTTCCAGTAGATTAGCCTTATTTCTTATGAATTTGTGTGAAAAAATGGGTGAGCAAACCCAAAACGGGATCAGAATTAATTTACACCTTACTCACGAAGAAATAGCTAATATGGTGGGGACAACCAGGCAAACAGTTACTTCTTTAATTAACATTTTTAAACAGGAAAATATTGTTATTTATGAGGGTAGGGCAATACGCATTATTCATCCTGATAAGCTATTAAATTGGGTTATTTAA
- the thiS gene encoding sulfur carrier protein ThiS, whose protein sequence is MKITVNGEQRNLDQKVSLHEFLEQNKINLNVVVVEHNYHILDREKWKDIALKDGDNLEILQFVGGG, encoded by the coding sequence GTGAAGATAACGGTAAATGGTGAGCAGCGAAATTTGGATCAAAAAGTATCCTTACATGAGTTTTTGGAGCAAAACAAAATTAATTTAAATGTAGTGGTTGTGGAACATAATTACCACATTTTGGACAGGGAAAAGTGGAAAGACATAGCCCTTAAAGACGGTGACAACCTGGAGATCCTGCAATTTGTGGGGGGAGGTTAA
- the thiH gene encoding 2-iminoacetate synthase ThiH — protein MSFYHTYERMKDFDFKIYWDGLGDADIQRALSKTTINEMDYLTLLSPRASNYLEKIAQKAHRLTIQHFGRTMQLFTPMYLSNFCSNHCVYCSFSARHNYMRKKLTLEQVDVEAKYIAATGLKHILILTGESPKHSPVSYIEDCVKVLKRHFDSISIEIYPMEMEDYNRLVDAGVDGLTVFQEVYNEETYQPLHPRGPKKNYRFRLDTPERGCRAGMRNVNIGALLGLENWRQEAFFTGLHADYLQDNYLDTEISVSIPRIRPNVGGFTPKYDVQDRHLVQVILALRLFMPRCGITLSTRESPDLRDNLVQLGITKMSAGVSTEVGGHTEDSSGTGQFEISDQRSVPEIKEMLLGKGYQPVCKNWEPLDGAAGW, from the coding sequence ATTAGTTTTTACCACACTTATGAGAGAATGAAGGATTTTGACTTTAAAATTTACTGGGATGGTCTTGGCGATGCAGATATTCAGAGAGCTTTGTCCAAAACCACCATCAATGAAATGGATTATTTGACTCTTTTATCTCCCCGGGCTTCCAACTACCTGGAAAAGATAGCCCAGAAAGCACACCGGCTAACCATACAGCACTTTGGGCGAACCATGCAGCTTTTTACACCTATGTACCTGTCCAATTTCTGCAGCAATCACTGTGTATACTGCAGTTTTAGTGCCAGGCATAATTACATGCGTAAAAAACTTACCCTTGAACAGGTGGACGTGGAGGCAAAGTATATTGCGGCAACCGGGCTCAAGCACATCCTTATTTTAACCGGCGAATCACCCAAACACAGCCCGGTTTCTTATATCGAGGATTGTGTAAAGGTATTAAAACGTCATTTTGATTCCATATCCATAGAGATTTATCCGATGGAAATGGAAGATTATAACCGGCTTGTGGATGCAGGGGTGGACGGCCTTACCGTTTTCCAGGAGGTATACAACGAAGAAACTTATCAGCCACTGCACCCCCGGGGTCCCAAAAAGAATTACCGGTTTCGCCTGGATACACCGGAGCGCGGCTGCCGGGCCGGTATGCGCAATGTTAATATAGGCGCTCTGCTGGGCCTGGAAAACTGGCGCCAGGAAGCCTTCTTTACCGGGCTGCATGCAGATTACCTGCAGGATAATTACCTGGATACCGAAATCAGTGTGTCTATACCCAGAATAAGGCCTAATGTAGGAGGTTTTACACCTAAGTATGATGTGCAAGACCGCCATCTTGTGCAGGTCATTTTGGCCCTACGCTTGTTTATGCCCAGGTGCGGTATAACCCTCTCCACGCGAGAAAGCCCGGACCTGCGTGATAACCTGGTTCAGCTGGGGATTACCAAAATGTCAGCCGGGGTAAGCACAGAAGTGGGTGGGCATACCGAAGACAGTTCCGGAACCGGGCAGTTTGAAATATCTGATCAGCGAAGTGTGCCGGAAATAAAAGAGATGCTGTTGGGTAAAGGATATCAGCCCGTATGCAAAAACTGGGAACCGCTGGACGGAGCTGCAGGCTGGTGA